One stretch of Burkholderia oklahomensis C6786 DNA includes these proteins:
- a CDS encoding PucR family transcriptional regulator, producing the protein MSLTVSEILQLPGLEDLELRAGERGVQRPVRWYYVAENEGIADWVMGGELVFVTGINHPRDEANLLQLIREGAKSGIAGMVILTGEAFIRRIPDSVVALAEQLEIPLIEQPYLLKMVIVTQLIGTALVRHENTLRSQRDIVNQLLTGDYPSIDIAAHRARNLQLALDRPRRVVALRLAGVPALFDGRDPAAAEALLQDARRTVQRGLDDWLRDEDDVLPVVEQGELFVLLLPCDDPRFRKSKVALGALRDALNRQIGPLALFVGISSTVGAARHYCRGLAEARQALGVAEGMRPGQGLCDYSELGVLKLLAAIPDPTLIDSFVKETLGNLLDSNRKHPTMLIETLEALLQENGNAIKAAEQLAIHRNTLNHRLRRIETQSGQSLADPYFRLNASVALLAWRMSDTQRQEF; encoded by the coding sequence ATGAGCCTGACCGTCAGCGAGATCCTGCAACTGCCCGGCCTCGAAGACCTCGAGCTGCGCGCGGGCGAGCGCGGCGTGCAGCGGCCGGTGCGCTGGTATTACGTCGCCGAGAACGAAGGCATCGCCGACTGGGTGATGGGCGGCGAGCTCGTGTTCGTCACCGGGATCAATCATCCGCGCGACGAGGCGAACCTGCTGCAATTGATCCGCGAAGGCGCGAAGAGCGGCATCGCCGGGATGGTGATCCTCACGGGCGAGGCGTTTATCCGCCGCATTCCCGACTCGGTCGTCGCGCTCGCCGAGCAGCTCGAGATTCCGCTGATCGAGCAGCCGTATCTGCTGAAGATGGTGATCGTCACGCAGCTGATCGGCACGGCGCTCGTGCGGCACGAGAACACGCTGCGCTCGCAGCGCGACATCGTCAACCAGCTGCTGACGGGCGATTACCCGAGCATCGACATCGCGGCCCATCGCGCGCGCAACCTGCAGCTCGCGCTCGACCGGCCGCGCCGCGTCGTCGCGCTCAGGCTCGCGGGCGTGCCCGCGCTCTTCGACGGCCGCGATCCGGCCGCGGCCGAGGCGCTGCTGCAGGACGCGCGGCGGACCGTCCAGCGCGGTCTCGACGACTGGCTGCGCGACGAGGACGACGTGTTGCCCGTCGTCGAGCAGGGCGAGCTGTTCGTGCTGCTGCTGCCGTGCGACGATCCGCGCTTTCGGAAGAGCAAGGTCGCGCTCGGCGCGCTGCGCGACGCGCTGAACCGGCAGATCGGGCCGCTCGCGCTGTTCGTCGGGATCTCGTCGACGGTCGGCGCCGCGCGCCATTACTGCCGCGGGCTCGCCGAGGCGCGGCAGGCGCTCGGCGTCGCCGAAGGGATGCGGCCGGGGCAGGGCCTGTGCGATTACAGCGAGCTCGGCGTGCTGAAGCTGCTCGCCGCGATCCCCGATCCGACGCTGATCGACAGCTTCGTGAAGGAAACGCTCGGTAATCTGCTCGACAGCAACCGCAAGCATCCGACGATGCTGATCGAGACGCTCGAAGCGCTGCTTCAGGAGAACGGCAATGCGATCAAGGCGGCCGAGCAATTGGCGATCCATCGCAACACGCTCAATCACCGGCTGCGCAGGATCGAGACGCAGTCGGGGCAATCGCTCGCCGATCCGTATTTTCGATTGAACGCATCCGTCGCGCTGCTCGCGTGGCGGATGTCGGACACGCAACGACAGGAGTTCTGA
- the codA gene encoding cytosine deaminase has protein sequence MKLINATLRKRSGLFSIALDGGAIASVTPQAACVAVQGADEVDVEGRLVIAPLVEPHIHLDAVLTAGEPEWNMSGTLFEGIERWSQRKATITREDTKTRAHAAIAMLRDHGIQHVRTHVDVTDPTLAALKAMLEVKDEARGLIDLQIVAFPQEGIESFDGGRRLMEQAIEIGADVVGGIPHFENTREQGVSSIRFLMDLAERTGCLVDVHCDEIDDPNSRFLEVLAEEARVRGIGARVTASHTTAMGSYDNAYCSKLFRLLKRSEINFISCPTESIHLQGRFDTFPKRRGVTRVAELDRAGMNVCFGQDSIRDPWYPLGNGNILRVLDAGLHICHMMGYQDLVRSLDFVTDHSARAMHLGERYGIEPGRPANLVVLDASDDYEALRRQAKALLSIRGGDVIMRRVPERIDYPVAR, from the coding sequence ATGAAACTCATCAACGCGACGCTGCGCAAGCGCAGCGGCCTTTTCAGCATCGCGCTCGACGGCGGCGCGATCGCGAGCGTCACGCCGCAGGCGGCGTGCGTCGCCGTGCAGGGCGCGGACGAGGTCGACGTCGAAGGCAGGCTCGTGATTGCGCCGCTCGTCGAGCCGCACATCCATCTCGACGCGGTGCTGACGGCGGGCGAGCCCGAATGGAACATGAGCGGCACGCTGTTCGAAGGCATCGAGCGCTGGTCGCAGCGCAAGGCGACGATCACGCGCGAGGACACGAAGACGCGCGCGCACGCGGCGATCGCGATGCTGCGCGATCACGGAATCCAGCACGTGCGCACGCACGTCGACGTCACCGATCCGACGCTCGCCGCGCTGAAGGCGATGCTCGAAGTGAAGGACGAGGCGCGCGGGCTGATCGATCTGCAGATCGTCGCGTTTCCGCAGGAAGGGATCGAATCGTTCGACGGCGGCCGCAGGCTGATGGAGCAGGCGATCGAGATCGGCGCGGACGTCGTCGGCGGCATTCCGCACTTCGAGAACACGCGCGAACAGGGCGTGAGCTCGATCCGGTTCCTGATGGATCTCGCCGAGCGCACCGGCTGCCTCGTCGACGTGCATTGCGACGAGATCGACGATCCGAACTCGCGCTTTCTCGAAGTGCTCGCCGAGGAAGCGCGCGTGCGCGGGATCGGCGCGCGCGTGACGGCGAGCCACACGACCGCGATGGGTTCGTACGACAACGCGTATTGCTCGAAGCTGTTCCGCCTGCTGAAGCGCTCGGAGATCAACTTCATCTCGTGTCCGACCGAGAGCATCCATCTGCAGGGCCGCTTCGACACGTTCCCGAAGCGCCGCGGCGTCACGCGCGTGGCCGAGCTCGACCGTGCGGGGATGAACGTGTGCTTCGGGCAGGATTCGATTCGGGATCCTTGGTATCCGCTCGGCAACGGCAACATCCTGCGCGTGCTCGACGCGGGGCTGCACATCTGCCACATGATGGGCTACCAGGATCTCGTGCGCAGCCTCGACTTCGTCACCGACCACAGCGCGCGGGCGATGCACCTCGGCGAGCGTTACGGGATCGAGCCGGGGCGGCCCGCGAACCTCGTCGTGCTCGACGCGAGCGACGACTACGAAGCGCTGCGGCGGCAGGCGAAGGCGCTACTGTCGATTCGCGGCGGCGACGTGATCATGCGCCGCGTGCCCGAGCGCATCGACTATCCGGTCGCGCGCTGA
- a CDS encoding VOC family protein, whose protein sequence is MHAAFRRPSFSSAVFYRDPRAALEWLEHAFGFTRSLVVSDAQGRIAHAEMSFGDGVVMIGSGGWSDFAVSPSLLDGKNTQCVHVQLESDIDAHCERARAAGAVIVQEPADQFYGDRTYRARDPERHVWTFGQTVRRVSLEEAGQGSGLTIEGWK, encoded by the coding sequence ATGCACGCCGCGTTCCGTCGTCCGTCGTTCAGCAGTGCGGTGTTCTACCGCGATCCGCGCGCCGCGCTCGAATGGCTCGAGCACGCGTTCGGCTTCACGCGCAGCCTGGTCGTCAGCGATGCGCAGGGGCGCATCGCGCACGCCGAGATGTCGTTCGGCGACGGCGTCGTGATGATCGGCTCCGGCGGGTGGAGCGACTTCGCCGTCAGCCCGTCGTTGCTCGACGGCAAGAACACGCAATGCGTGCACGTGCAGCTCGAGTCCGACATCGACGCGCATTGCGAGCGGGCCCGCGCGGCGGGCGCCGTCATCGTGCAGGAGCCCGCCGATCAGTTCTACGGCGACCGCACGTACCGTGCGCGCGATCCTGAGCGGCATGTCTGGACGTTCGGCCAGACGGTGCGCCGCGTTTCGCTCGAAGAAGCCGGGCAGGGCAGCGGGCTGACGATCGAAGGCTGGAAGTGA
- a CDS encoding LysR family transcriptional regulator has protein sequence MDTLQNMRVFARVVEAGSFTAAAQSLNSTTGAMSRAVSELEARLRTRLMNRSTRRLALTPAGERYLLRCRQILADVDQAEEEASCAHERPAGVLRMHSFASIGQHYVLPALTAYRGQHPDVSIELTLSQRMPDLFDGSSDMAVVTASSLPDSELVSHLLGSTFSILCATPAYLRAHGAPRTPRDLARHACLTLRTPAFPTHEWLLEGPNGTEEIKVDGPVQTNTAESLAVAIRAGIGIGMLPLYAAIEDLRCGNLVRVLPAHRLQKMNVYALYPSRRFIDAKVRTWVDALRFHMPKMIARDEAMLSAIGAEASDATQSAIAAALDVGLESAHALSH, from the coding sequence ATGGATACGTTACAGAACATGCGGGTGTTCGCTCGCGTGGTGGAAGCGGGCAGCTTCACGGCGGCCGCGCAATCGCTGAATTCGACGACGGGCGCGATGTCGCGCGCGGTGTCCGAGCTCGAGGCCCGGCTGCGCACGCGTCTGATGAACCGCTCGACGCGGCGTCTCGCGTTGACGCCCGCCGGTGAGCGCTACCTGCTGCGTTGCCGGCAGATCCTCGCGGACGTCGATCAGGCGGAAGAAGAAGCGAGCTGCGCGCACGAGCGACCCGCGGGCGTGCTGCGAATGCACAGCTTCGCGAGCATCGGCCAGCATTACGTATTGCCTGCGCTGACCGCATACCGCGGGCAGCATCCGGACGTGTCGATCGAGCTCACGCTGTCGCAGCGGATGCCGGACCTGTTCGACGGATCGAGCGACATGGCGGTCGTGACCGCGTCGTCGCTGCCCGATTCCGAGCTCGTGTCGCATCTGCTCGGCTCGACGTTCAGCATCCTGTGCGCGACGCCCGCGTATCTGCGTGCGCACGGCGCGCCGCGCACCCCGCGCGATCTCGCGCGGCACGCGTGCCTGACGCTGCGCACGCCCGCGTTTCCGACGCACGAATGGCTGCTCGAAGGACCGAACGGCACCGAGGAGATCAAGGTCGATGGCCCGGTGCAGACCAATACCGCCGAATCGCTCGCGGTCGCGATCCGCGCGGGGATCGGCATCGGCATGCTGCCGCTCTACGCGGCGATCGAAGACCTGCGCTGCGGCAACCTCGTGCGTGTGCTGCCCGCGCATCGGCTGCAGAAGATGAACGTCTATGCGCTCTATCCGTCGCGCCGCTTCATCGACGCGAAGGTGCGGACCTGGGTCGACGCGCTGCGCTTCCACATGCCGAAGATGATCGCGCGCGACGAAGCGATGCTGTCGGCGATCGGCGCCGAGGCATCCGACGCGACGCAAAGCGCGATTGCCGCGGCGCTCGACGTCGGTCTCGAATCGGCGCACGCGCTCAGTCATTGA
- a CDS encoding MFS transporter, with translation MSAHQAEALCPPAGDARTSLNRLLFRKLMPLLITAYVISFLDRTNIAFAKHSMGIDLGISSAAYGLGAGLFFLTYALFEIPSNLIMHRVGARFWITRIMITWGALSIAMALVRGETSFYAMRVMLGAAEAGLFPGVMLYLTYWFGREERARATGYFLLGVCIANIVGGPLAGALLELDGALGLHGWQWLFMIEGIPAIVLAFVVWARLPDRPSDARWLAPEVGRALERTLASEQAAGTSAHGSHTFGIALRDPQIWLAIFVYFCHQLTIYTMIFFLPGIIGESGRFTPVVVGLLAATPWIAAALGAATLPRFARHSSQSRRMLCAGLVVMAAGLVCAAYAQPAAALFSVCVAASMFFVVQSIVFTFPASRLSGSALAGGLGLVNTCGLLGGFVGPTVVGTIEQVTGNARNGLAFLAAALVIAAIASLRLKHGHE, from the coding sequence ATGTCCGCACACCAAGCCGAAGCCCTCTGTCCGCCCGCCGGCGACGCCCGCACGTCGCTGAACCGCCTGCTGTTCCGCAAGCTGATGCCGCTCCTGATCACCGCATACGTGATCAGCTTCCTCGATCGCACGAACATCGCGTTCGCGAAGCACTCGATGGGCATCGATCTCGGCATTTCGTCGGCCGCTTACGGCCTCGGCGCGGGACTCTTCTTCCTTACTTACGCACTCTTCGAGATCCCGAGCAATCTGATCATGCATCGCGTCGGCGCGCGGTTCTGGATCACGCGAATCATGATCACGTGGGGCGCGCTGTCGATCGCGATGGCGCTCGTGCGCGGCGAAACGTCGTTCTATGCGATGCGCGTCATGCTCGGCGCCGCCGAGGCCGGACTCTTTCCCGGCGTGATGCTGTATCTGACCTACTGGTTCGGCCGCGAGGAACGCGCACGCGCGACCGGCTATTTTCTGCTCGGCGTGTGCATCGCGAACATCGTCGGCGGCCCGCTCGCGGGCGCGCTGCTCGAACTCGACGGCGCGCTCGGGCTGCACGGCTGGCAATGGCTGTTCATGATCGAGGGCATTCCGGCGATCGTGCTCGCGTTCGTCGTCTGGGCCCGCCTGCCGGACCGGCCGAGCGATGCGCGCTGGCTCGCGCCCGAAGTCGGCCGCGCGCTCGAACGCACGCTCGCGAGCGAACAGGCGGCGGGCACGTCCGCGCATGGTTCGCATACGTTCGGCATCGCGCTGCGCGATCCGCAGATCTGGCTCGCGATCTTCGTGTATTTCTGCCATCAGCTGACGATCTACACGATGATCTTCTTCCTGCCCGGCATCATCGGCGAATCGGGGCGCTTCACGCCGGTCGTCGTCGGCCTGCTGGCCGCGACGCCGTGGATCGCCGCGGCGCTCGGCGCGGCGACGCTGCCGCGCTTCGCGCGCCACTCGTCGCAGTCGCGGCGGATGCTGTGCGCGGGGCTCGTCGTGATGGCGGCGGGACTCGTCTGCGCGGCGTATGCGCAGCCCGCGGCCGCGCTCTTCAGCGTGTGCGTCGCCGCGTCGATGTTCTTCGTCGTGCAGTCGATCGTGTTCACCTTCCCCGCGTCGCGGCTGTCCGGCAGCGCACTGGCGGGCGGGCTCGGCCTCGTCAACACGTGCGGCCTGCTCGGCGGCTTCGTCGGCCCGACCGTCGTCGGCACGATCGAGCAAGTGACCGGCAACGCGAGGAACGGCCTCGCGTTCCTCGCCGCCGCGCTCGTCATCGCCGCGATCGCGAGCCTGCGGCTCAAGCACGGGCACGAGTGA
- a CDS encoding porin — translation MKNIRFACATAGVLAATAAHAQSSVTLYGLIDAGIMYTNNVASGNSHGGLVQATTGAVNGSRFGVRGTEDLGGGLKALFVLENGFNAENGKLGQDGRLFGRFAYVGLSDNRFGTLTIGRQYDSLVDFVAPLSATAGTFGDASFAHPFDNDNLNHSLRINNAIKYTSNLYAGFKFGGMYAMSNSTDFATNRAYSFGASYTRGPLNVAAGYLQINGSKGTTASSPGVVDIVESAANGRGGFSLGADRMRSYGGGINYALGPATVGFAYTRAEYENTASFGSTGGTVRFDNYELNGKYQVTPAVSVGAAYTYTDGHVDDTVKYGSDPKWHQVDLQAVYRLSLRTDVYLEGMYQHASGRNYVAMINTAGGASSTGNQVVAAVGLRTRF, via the coding sequence GTGAAAAACATCCGGTTTGCATGCGCGACCGCAGGGGTCCTGGCCGCGACGGCCGCACACGCACAGAGCTCGGTCACGCTGTACGGGCTGATCGACGCGGGGATCATGTACACGAACAACGTCGCGAGCGGCAACTCGCACGGCGGCCTCGTGCAGGCGACGACGGGCGCCGTCAACGGCAGCCGCTTCGGCGTGCGCGGCACCGAGGATCTCGGCGGCGGCCTGAAGGCGCTGTTCGTGCTGGAGAACGGCTTCAACGCCGAAAACGGCAAGCTCGGCCAGGACGGCCGCCTGTTCGGCCGGTTCGCGTACGTCGGGCTGTCGGACAATCGTTTCGGCACCCTGACGATCGGCCGGCAATACGATTCGCTCGTCGATTTCGTCGCGCCGCTGTCGGCGACGGCGGGCACGTTCGGCGACGCGAGCTTCGCGCATCCGTTCGACAACGACAACCTGAACCACTCGCTGCGGATCAACAACGCGATCAAGTACACGAGCAACCTGTACGCGGGCTTCAAGTTCGGCGGCATGTATGCGATGTCGAACAGCACCGATTTCGCGACGAACCGCGCGTACAGCTTCGGCGCAAGCTACACGCGCGGCCCGCTGAACGTCGCGGCCGGCTACCTGCAGATCAATGGCTCGAAGGGCACGACGGCGAGCAGCCCGGGCGTGGTCGACATCGTCGAATCGGCGGCGAACGGCAGGGGCGGCTTCTCGCTCGGCGCGGACCGGATGCGCTCGTACGGCGGCGGCATCAATTACGCGCTCGGCCCGGCGACGGTCGGCTTCGCATACACGCGCGCCGAATACGAGAACACCGCATCGTTCGGCTCGACGGGCGGCACGGTCCGCTTCGACAATTACGAGCTGAACGGAAAGTATCAGGTGACGCCCGCGGTGAGCGTCGGCGCCGCGTACACGTATACGGACGGCCACGTCGACGACACCGTCAAGTACGGTTCCGATCCGAAATGGCATCAGGTCGATCTGCAGGCCGTGTACCGTTTGTCGCTGCGCACCGACGTGTATCTCGAAGGGATGTACCAGCATGCGTCGGGACGCAACTACGTCGCGATGATCAACACCGCGGGCGGCGCGTCGTCGACGGGGAATCAGGTCGTCGCGGCAGTCGGTCTTCGTACGCGCTTCTAA
- a CDS encoding DUF4148 domain-containing protein translates to MKSIVATAAAALVLAAPVVSFAQSPNGSLTRAQVIQELVDLESVGYQPSRGNETTYPDDIQAAQRRLDAKRLAARKAAESAYGPAVAGAAQAGKPAVSAQ, encoded by the coding sequence TTGAAATCGATCGTCGCCACCGCTGCCGCCGCACTCGTGCTCGCCGCACCGGTCGTCTCGTTTGCCCAATCGCCGAACGGCTCGCTCACGCGCGCGCAAGTCATCCAGGAGCTCGTCGATCTGGAATCGGTCGGCTATCAGCCGTCGCGCGGCAACGAGACGACCTATCCGGACGACATTCAGGCCGCGCAGCGCCGTCTCGACGCGAAGCGCCTCGCCGCGCGCAAGGCCGCCGAGTCCGCGTACGGTCCGGCCGTCGCGGGCGCCGCGCAGGCCGGCAAGCCTGCGGTGAGCGCGCAATAA
- a CDS encoding FUSC family protein — protein MKHEPALQRILIDPQRWQERLRSVGGLARDWAGRDGLVWLHLAKTVAAALLAMGIAMLLDLSQPRIAMTTVFVLMQPMSGMVLAKSFYRIVGTGVGLVAALALGGLFAQQPELYMAGITLWVAGCIAAAVRNRHFRWYGYVLAGYTAALIGLPAVMAPNTLFLSALTRAAEVAVGIFCSGAVSALVFPLRSSDALMRSLNARHADFLAFAASTLAGSVERGDFERRFADFVDGIVGFEATRAFASFEDPHIRARSRRLARLNSEFMNACARLHAFHQLLRRLRANHAVEVLAAIGPHVDALPVALSALRDDLARRRAAQAPAPTPALVELSAYLAALPKRARASRRAVETRAPAGVLDFDTAIELLYRFVDDFLGYAETHASLALDSHVLERSVTRYAVKTNRYFVGFTFLRTLAAMGAMSAFWIASEWSSGGLAVIGTAIACALSSTAPRASRFVAQMAAGAALATIAGYLYICHVYPNIDGFPLLCAALAPTLASGAYLATRPGKSGYGIGFVVFFCLLAGPDNVIAYAPDALLNNGLALVVSMLAASLAFAVIFPAEMPWLTGRITRDLRRQVALACGGPLQGLDQRFQSSSHDLMSQLRNLLMKRSRRHRDALRWMLATLEVGHAVIDLRREMQSFTAAQPAQALRWTVLIDAVREALPPLFETPDAHRLARALKSVNLAIRAVQHTQHLWYAVPGEHRQMQRIVSCLHFIRCALIDQDAPFNRGSRARERVRARRG, from the coding sequence ATGAAGCACGAGCCCGCGCTACAGCGAATCCTCATCGACCCGCAACGATGGCAGGAGCGGCTGCGAAGCGTCGGCGGGCTCGCGCGCGACTGGGCGGGCCGCGACGGCCTCGTCTGGCTGCATCTCGCGAAGACGGTCGCGGCCGCGCTGCTCGCGATGGGCATCGCGATGCTGCTCGACCTGTCGCAGCCGCGAATCGCGATGACGACCGTGTTCGTGCTGATGCAGCCGATGAGCGGGATGGTGCTCGCGAAGAGCTTCTATCGCATCGTCGGCACGGGCGTCGGGCTCGTCGCCGCGCTCGCGCTGGGCGGCCTGTTCGCGCAGCAGCCGGAGCTCTACATGGCGGGCATCACGCTGTGGGTCGCGGGCTGCATCGCGGCCGCCGTGCGCAACCGGCACTTCCGCTGGTACGGCTACGTGCTCGCCGGCTACACGGCCGCGCTGATCGGCCTGCCCGCGGTGATGGCGCCGAACACGCTGTTCCTGTCCGCGCTCACGCGCGCGGCCGAAGTCGCGGTCGGCATCTTCTGCTCGGGCGCGGTCAGCGCGCTCGTGTTTCCCCTCAGATCGAGCGACGCGCTGATGCGCTCGCTGAACGCGCGGCACGCCGATTTCCTCGCGTTCGCCGCGAGCACGCTGGCCGGCTCGGTCGAGCGCGGCGATTTCGAGCGGCGCTTCGCCGATTTCGTCGACGGCATCGTCGGCTTCGAGGCGACGCGCGCGTTCGCGTCGTTCGAGGATCCGCACATCCGCGCGCGCAGCCGGCGGCTCGCGCGATTGAACAGCGAGTTCATGAACGCTTGCGCACGGCTCCATGCATTCCATCAGTTGCTCAGGCGGCTGCGCGCGAACCATGCGGTCGAAGTGCTCGCGGCGATCGGCCCGCACGTCGATGCGCTGCCGGTCGCGCTGTCCGCGCTGCGCGACGATCTCGCGCGGCGGCGCGCGGCGCAAGCGCCCGCACCCACGCCCGCGCTCGTCGAGCTGAGCGCGTATCTCGCCGCGCTGCCGAAGCGCGCGCGCGCGTCGCGGCGCGCGGTCGAGACGCGCGCGCCCGCCGGCGTACTCGACTTCGACACCGCGATCGAGCTGCTCTACCGCTTCGTCGACGATTTCCTCGGCTATGCGGAGACGCACGCGTCGCTCGCGCTCGACAGCCACGTGCTCGAGCGCTCGGTCACGCGCTACGCGGTGAAGACCAACCGCTACTTCGTCGGCTTCACGTTCCTGCGCACGCTCGCCGCGATGGGCGCGATGAGCGCGTTCTGGATCGCGTCCGAATGGTCGAGCGGCGGGCTCGCGGTGATCGGCACTGCGATCGCATGCGCGCTCAGCTCGACCGCGCCGCGCGCGAGCCGCTTCGTCGCGCAGATGGCCGCGGGCGCGGCACTCGCGACGATCGCGGGCTATCTGTACATCTGTCACGTGTATCCGAACATCGACGGCTTTCCGCTGCTGTGCGCGGCGCTCGCCCCCACGCTCGCGTCGGGCGCGTATCTCGCGACGCGCCCCGGCAAGTCCGGCTACGGAATCGGCTTCGTCGTGTTCTTCTGCCTGCTCGCGGGGCCCGACAACGTGATCGCCTACGCACCCGATGCGCTGCTGAACAACGGGCTTGCGCTCGTCGTGTCGATGCTCGCCGCATCGCTCGCGTTCGCGGTGATCTTCCCCGCCGAGATGCCGTGGCTCACCGGCCGGATCACGCGCGACTTGCGCCGCCAGGTCGCGCTCGCATGCGGCGGCCCGCTGCAAGGGCTCGACCAGCGCTTCCAGTCGAGCTCGCACGATCTGATGTCGCAGCTGCGCAACCTGCTGATGAAGCGCTCGCGACGACATCGCGACGCGCTGCGCTGGATGCTCGCGACGCTCGAAGTCGGCCACGCGGTGATCGACCTGCGCCGCGAGATGCAGTCGTTCACGGCCGCGCAGCCCGCACAGGCGCTGCGCTGGACCGTCCTGATCGACGCGGTGCGCGAGGCGCTGCCGCCTCTCTTCGAGACGCCCGACGCGCATCGGCTCGCGCGCGCGCTGAAGTCGGTCAATCTCGCGATCCGCGCGGTCCAGCACACGCAGCACCTGTGGTACGCGGTGCCCGGCGAGCACCGGCAGATGCAGCGCATCGTGAGCTGCCTGCACTTCATCCGCTGCGCGCTGATCGATCAGGACGCGCCGTTCAATCGCGGCTCGCGCGCCCGCGAGCGCGTGCGCGCAAGGCGCGGCTGA
- the codB gene encoding cytosine permease — protein MATRGEFSLSEVPAHERKGVLSITMVLLSFTFFTGTMFAGGKIGVAFRVVDMLWVAVVGNLLLAVYAAALAFVASRSGLNSVLMGRFCFGEVGSKLSDFLLGFAELGWYAWGTATVAIVLVKLLGWPASVTTPLMVLFGFGFSITAIVGYRGMDALSRVSVPLMFVLLVVSMWIATRDVGGWPGLAKIVPTQPLSFAAAVTMVFGTFASGATQATNWTRLAKSGRAAVAASMIGFFVGNGLMIVAGAYCAIVYQQPDIVEVMMLQGLSIAAVVMLCMNLWTIQGPTIYNVSAAACHLLRTERRRTLTLVGAAVGIVLAIGGMYELLIPFLILLGSIIPPVGGVILADFWYRHRGRYPAIATAPLPRFNVAGLAAYAIGAALAYASPWIAPLVGIAASSLCYIVFVQVASRIARAPSIQGE, from the coding sequence ATGGCGACACGGGGCGAATTTTCATTGAGCGAAGTGCCGGCGCACGAGCGCAAAGGCGTGCTGTCGATCACGATGGTGCTGCTCAGCTTCACGTTTTTCACGGGCACGATGTTCGCGGGCGGCAAGATCGGCGTCGCGTTTCGCGTCGTCGACATGCTGTGGGTCGCGGTCGTCGGCAACCTGCTGCTCGCCGTCTACGCGGCGGCGCTCGCGTTCGTCGCGTCGCGCAGCGGTCTGAATTCGGTGCTGATGGGGCGCTTCTGCTTCGGCGAGGTCGGCAGCAAGCTGTCCGACTTCCTGCTCGGCTTTGCCGAGCTCGGCTGGTATGCATGGGGCACCGCGACCGTCGCGATCGTGCTCGTCAAGCTGCTCGGCTGGCCCGCGTCGGTCACGACGCCGCTGATGGTGCTGTTCGGGTTCGGCTTCTCGATCACCGCGATCGTCGGCTATCGCGGGATGGACGCGCTGTCGCGCGTGTCGGTGCCGCTGATGTTCGTGCTGCTCGTCGTGTCGATGTGGATCGCGACGCGCGACGTCGGCGGCTGGCCCGGCCTCGCGAAGATCGTGCCGACGCAGCCGTTGAGCTTCGCCGCCGCGGTCACGATGGTGTTCGGCACGTTCGCGAGCGGCGCGACGCAGGCGACGAACTGGACGCGGCTCGCGAAGAGCGGCCGCGCGGCCGTCGCCGCGAGCATGATCGGCTTTTTCGTCGGCAACGGCCTGATGATCGTCGCGGGCGCGTATTGCGCGATCGTCTATCAGCAGCCGGACATCGTCGAAGTGATGATGCTGCAAGGGCTGTCGATCGCGGCCGTCGTGATGCTCTGCATGAACCTGTGGACGATCCAGGGGCCGACGATCTACAACGTATCGGCGGCCGCGTGCCATCTGCTGCGCACCGAGCGTCGCCGCACGCTGACGCTCGTCGGCGCGGCGGTCGGCATCGTGCTCGCGATCGGCGGCATGTACGAACTGTTGATTCCGTTCCTGATCCTGCTCGGTTCGATCATCCCGCCCGTCGGCGGCGTGATCCTCGCGGACTTCTGGTATCGCCACCGCGGCCGCTATCCGGCGATCGCGACCGCGCCGCTGCCGCGCTTCAACGTCGCGGGGCTCGCCGCGTATGCGATCGGCGCGGCACTCGCGTATGCGTCGCCGTGGATCGCGCCGCTCGTCGGCATCGCCGCGTCGTCGCTCTGCTACATCGTGTTCGTGCAGGTCGCGAGCCGCATCGCGCGTGCGCCGTCGATCCAGGGGGAATGA